GTTCCATGGTCGACCGCCGTCTGCGCAGGCTCCTCCTGGAGCCCTATTGGCTGGTGCTGCTCGGCGCCCTGGCCGTCGGAGGGGTGCTCGGGCTCTGGCTGGCGCGCGAGCAGTCGGACACCGCCTCGCCGCTGTTCGGGCTGGCCTGGCGCAAGGACATCAGCGACACGCGCTCCGCGCTCACGGCGCTGTTCGGGGTCCAGCTCACCGTGCTCACGCTGGTGCTCTCCCTGAATGCGCCGGTGATCCAGTCCGCGGCGAACCAGTACTCCCCCCGGCTGGTCCCCCTCTACTTGAAGAGCGCGCCCCTGCGCGCCGCCATTCCCTGGTTCTGCCTCTCCAGCGGCTACCTGCTCGTGGCCGTCCGCGAGCTGGGGTTCATGGTCGACACGGCGGAGCGACCACGGCCCGTCCTCTCGGGGGCCTTCCTCGTCGTCGCCTGTGCCCTCCTGGCGCTGGTCGCCTGCCTGGTGCGCACGTTCCGGTACATGCGCGTGGAGCGGGTGCTCGGGCTCGTCCAGGAGCTCGTCGTCTCGGCCGCGGAGCGCCGCATCCGCGCGCGCCTCCACCGGCTTCCCCTGGACCCCGCCGCGAGCCTCCCCTGGTCTCCTGGAGCCCTCGCGCTCACGGCGCCAGCCTCGGGCTACCTCGCCGAGGTCGACCTCCGACGCCTCACCCGGCTCGCGCGGCAGTGGCGCGTGCGCGCGCGCATCGACGTGCTCGTCGGTGACTACGTCGACGCGGGTGACGTCATCGGCTGGGTGGTGGCGGACGCTGGCGGGCCCGTGGACCCGCACGCGAGCCCCGCCCTCTCCTCCACCCTGGACCTCACCGCCGCCCGGGAGCCCGACTGCGACCCCGCGCTCGGCATCCGCATCCTCGTCGACGTCGCGAACCGGGCCCTCTCCTCGTCCTCGAACGACGCCTACACGGCGAGGCAGGCCCTGCAACAGGTCCGCTCGGTGCTCCGCCGTCTGGGGCGGCTGCCCCTGGGCGACTGGAACGTCGTCGACGCCGACGGCCAGGTCCGCGCCTCCGTCGCGGGGATGTACCTGCGCGACTTCCTCTTCCTCTCCGTGGACGGGCCGCTCCAGTACGGCACGGGCAACTCCGAGGTCCTCGAGGAGGTGCTCCAGATTGCCTTCGCCATGGGGCGCTCG
This genomic stretch from Myxococcus fulvus harbors:
- a CDS encoding DUF2254 family protein, with amino-acid sequence MVDRRLRRLLLEPYWLVLLGALAVGGVLGLWLAREQSDTASPLFGLAWRKDISDTRSALTALFGVQLTVLTLVLSLNAPVIQSAANQYSPRLVPLYLKSAPLRAAIPWFCLSSGYLLVAVRELGFMVDTAERPRPVLSGAFLVVACALLALVACLVRTFRYMRVERVLGLVQELVVSAAERRIRARLHRLPLDPAASLPWSPGALALTAPASGYLAEVDLRRLTRLARQWRVRARIDVLVGDYVDAGDVIGWVVADAGGPVDPHASPALSSTLDLTAAREPDCDPALGIRILVDVANRALSSSSNDAYTARQALQQVRSVLRRLGRLPLGDWNVVDADGQVRASVAGMYLRDFLFLSVDGPLQYGTGNSEVLEEVLQIAFAMGRSAHDAEDLAAAHSLVTRVLADAAAHGAPERECFHRLLREAKRARLSLELATASPQ